From Paenibacillus sp. PL2-23:
CGTTGTGCCGCGGCCATTCATTCCTTCCGGCATCGGCGCGATATCCCACTCAAAATCCTTGATTTCTCTCGTCTTCGACACATAGCTGTAACGATCCGTGTACATGCCGAGCTTGCCAGTGTCGAACGTAATCTCGTCGCCAGGCTTCGGATGAGCTCCGTCCTTGAAGATGAGATCGTTATAGATTTGCAGCGCTGCCTGTCCCTCTGCGGTGTTCAGCGTGAAGGATTTGCCGTCAGCGGAGAACAGCTCCGCGCCATGGGACCAAATAATAGGCAGAAGCGCGTCGGACCAGTTCTTCCAGTCGCGGATGAGACGAACGCCATAGATGCCCTTGGAGTGATCGGTAATCGCCTTCGCCGCCTGCAGATATTGCTCATAGTTCCAGTTGCCCTCGGCATATAGCTCGGAAGGCGTCTTCAAGCCTTTCTCCTGGAACAGCGTCTTGTTGTAATAGACAAGCATCGGAGGCGTCGAGAACGGAATACCGTACACCTTCTCGCCGCTCGTGAACAGCTCCAGCGTCGACGGGAACACATCGTCGAACTTGTAGTCCGCATCGCCCTGGACGGAGGAAGCGATATCGACCAATTGTCCGGAATCCATAAACTGCGGAATCATCCGTTCAGCGAGCCAGCCGACATCCGGTCCCGTCTTCGACGCCAGCATGATGCTCAGCTTCTGCTGATAGTCCGCGAACGGAATGTTGATGATTTCTACGTCAATATGCGGATACTCCGTCTTGAACTCCGCGATCAGCCCGTCGTACATCGCTTTATGCGCGTCGTTGCCCCACATGCTGAATTTCAGCTTGACCGGCTTCTGAGCTTCGCTGTCCTTGCCTGGATTCTCCGTCGCCGTACCGGCGCCGTTATTCCCTCCGTTGTTCCCGGCTCCGCCGTTCGAGCCCGCGTTCGACGCGCAGCCCGCCAGCATGCTTACGATGAGCAGGACTGCCGTTAGCAGCATTGATGCTTTCTTCATGTTTGTTTCCCCTTCCGTATCTCTTAGGTTTATAGTGTGAAGCGCTTTCATGTGTTAAGTATAAAAAAATACCTCTCCCGAAAAAATCATCTGAAATCGAGAAAAGGTATGAGAAATCGAGACGTTGAACCCAGGGGCCTAGGGAGCCGTCATGGCGCTCCCGTCTGGTCCCGGTATTGCGAAGGGGTAACCCCGACGCTGTCCTTGAACACCGCCATAAAATGCTTCGAGCTGGCGTACCCCGACAGCTGGGCGACCTCGTATATTTTCAAATTCGTCTCCTTAAGCAGCTGCTTCGCCTTGTTCATCCTGCACTGCGTGACATAGTCCGAGAAGTTCTGGCCGGTCTCGTTCTTGAACAGCACGGACAGGTATTGATGGTTCAGATGCACCTGCTCCGCCATATATTGCAGCGAAATTTCCTGATCGAGGCGCGCCGCCACCAACTCCTTCACCCTGCGGATCAGCTGTCGGCCCTGCGTGGCCTCCTCATCCTCTCGGGTCTGCTCCACTCCCGGCTCCAGCTGCCGCCGCTTGCGCTTGAACTGCTCCAGCGCCTGAGTCAGCTCCACCCTGTCCACCGGCTTCAGCAGATAGTCGCTAATGCCGTAGCGGATCGCCTGCTTGGCATATTCGAAGTCCGCATACCCGCTTAGAATGAGAATATCGAGCTCCGGGCAGCGCTCGCGCAATCTTCTGATCATCTCCAGGCCATTCATCTCATTCATGCGAATATCTGTAATAAGAATGTCCGGCTTCCGGCTCTCCAGCGCTTCGAGCGCCTCTCTTCCATTAGCAGCCTCGCCAATGACCTGAAAGCCGCCGATGACCTCCTCTATCAGCTGCTTGAGACCGCTCCGTATAATAGCCTCGTCCTCGACAAGAAATAATTTGTATACGTTCATGTTACTCCCTCCATTGAATCGGCAGCCGGATGGAAAAGCGCATGCCAACAGTAACCGTGTGGTCGATATACAGTCCATAAGGCTCGCCATACAGCAGACGCACTCGCTGATGCACGTTGCGGAGCGCGAAGCCCTTCTTCACCTTGCCGAAGCCAACGCCTTGGCTATTCTCATCCTGCTCCTTCGGCGAGTGCTGACGGTGGCATTCCGCCTCCAGCCGCTTCATTCGCTCGGGAGACATCCCCCGCCCGTTATCCTCTATAATCAGAATCAGGTCATCGTCCTCGACGCGGGCCATGAGGCTCATGCGCACTGGAGCGGCGCCCATGGCGTGCTCGATAATATTTTCGACAATGGGCTGCAACAGCAGCTTCGGAACCATGCAGTAGTCATAGGAGGAGTCGATGTAAATATCCGACTGCAGCTGGTCGCCGAGACGCATCGCCTGGATCTGCAGGTACGATTCCACGAATCGAAGCTCGTCCTGCAGGCGAACCTGCTGCTCCTGCTTGTCCACCGTATAACGCAGCAGCTTGCCCAGGCTCGTCGTAATGGTGGAGAGCTGCTGGCCATTCCCCTGGAGCGCCAGCATGTTCATCATTTCAAGCGTGTTGTACAGGAAATGGGGATGAATCTGGCTCTGCAGCGCAGACAGCTCCGCCTCACGCTCCCGCAGCCGAGTCTCGTAGACCTCCTTCACAAGCCGATCGATCTCCCCGATCATCGTATTGAAGCCCTCGGTCAGCTGCCCGATCTCATCATTCGTCGTAACGACGGCCCGCTCCTGGAATAAGCCTCGCTGCACCTGCCTCATCTTCGAGAGAAGATGCGCAATGGGATTAACGAGACGCTTCGAGGAGATGACGGCCGCCGCATAAGCGGCGAACAGCGCGATAAGAGATACAATCAACGTGAACTGGATGAGCTCCCTCGCATCCTTGCGCAGATCGTCGCGCGGAATAACGGCCGTTACCTTCAAGCCCGAATAAGCGGACTCTGTCGACGCCACCATCATGGTATCATCCGGCGGCGAAACGCCGGCATCTGACGAATAGATGGCATTGGTTCCATCGGAGATATAGAGCACGCTGCCGTCGCTGATGCGGACTGACGACAGCATCGACTCGAAGCTGCGCGGCGTCAGATCAACCTTGACAATGCCCAGCGTCTCGTTTGTATAAGGCTCTCGAATGACACGCGATATGGAGACGACCTCCTTCGGCGTGACATAATAGCTGGCCTTATGGGGCGGAATAATCGTCAGTCCGCCGTCCTCCTGCTTCACCCGCTCCATCCAGTCGGAGGTGGCGGGATTCCATATTTTGCGCGCGCTGAGATCCAGACTGCTGAAGATACTGCCGTCATTGGCGAAGATCAAGAGGCTCTCAATCTCGGAACGATCGAACGACAGCGAGGAGATAAACAAGGTCATCTTGGACGACTCGTCGACCGTCTGGTAATTCGACTCCTGATAAGGCCCGCGGTGCGCGTTCAGAATCTGCATGACGTCCTCGTTGTAGTGAGGCATTAAGGTGAGTCGCTCCATCTCCCTGATATAGCGATCCAGATTGAGAATAATCTGGTCAACAAGCTGAGAGGTCAGCTCCGTCGTGTTCCGTTCCACGTCGTCTGAATATTTGCGGTAGGTGATGGTGCCGATAATGAGGAAAGGGATTGTGATCAGCAAGCAGAACAGGATGACGAACTTCATTCGCAGCGGAAAATATATGGAGCTTGAGCCTAGCCAGGAGCCCCATCTTCCCTTCGCCGTTTGCACGTGCCGCGCCCCCTCGCATTTGTTAATCGAGTAAATAATTAATCCGATTATAATCGGAAACGGCGTATCAGCATACCCCCTGCCATCATTTACATGAAACCCGCAACTTGGTGTAAAATATGTAATGTACAGCCGCACGACATTTTCTATACATACAAAGGAGATTCCGCCATGTCTGTTGTTCAACATTTCGATCCCAAGGTCATCTCGCTGCTGCATGACAAAATAAAGCTGATCCATTCCGACAATGGAGCGATCTATCTGGTTGGCCCCATCAGCCTGCCG
This genomic window contains:
- a CDS encoding sensor histidine kinase; translation: MQTAKGRWGSWLGSSSIYFPLRMKFVILFCLLITIPFLIIGTITYRKYSDDVERNTTELTSQLVDQIILNLDRYIREMERLTLMPHYNEDVMQILNAHRGPYQESNYQTVDESSKMTLFISSLSFDRSEIESLLIFANDGSIFSSLDLSARKIWNPATSDWMERVKQEDGGLTIIPPHKASYYVTPKEVVSISRVIREPYTNETLGIVKVDLTPRSFESMLSSVRISDGSVLYISDGTNAIYSSDAGVSPPDDTMMVASTESAYSGLKVTAVIPRDDLRKDARELIQFTLIVSLIALFAAYAAAVISSKRLVNPIAHLLSKMRQVQRGLFQERAVVTTNDEIGQLTEGFNTMIGEIDRLVKEVYETRLREREAELSALQSQIHPHFLYNTLEMMNMLALQGNGQQLSTITTSLGKLLRYTVDKQEQQVRLQDELRFVESYLQIQAMRLGDQLQSDIYIDSSYDYCMVPKLLLQPIVENIIEHAMGAAPVRMSLMARVEDDDLILIIEDNGRGMSPERMKRLEAECHRQHSPKEQDENSQGVGFGKVKKGFALRNVHQRVRLLYGEPYGLYIDHTVTVGMRFSIRLPIQWRE
- a CDS encoding sugar ABC transporter substrate-binding protein, producing the protein MKKASMLLTAVLLIVSMLAGCASNAGSNGGAGNNGGNNGAGTATENPGKDSEAQKPVKLKFSMWGNDAHKAMYDGLIAEFKTEYPHIDVEIINIPFADYQQKLSIMLASKTGPDVGWLAERMIPQFMDSGQLVDIASSVQGDADYKFDDVFPSTLELFTSGEKVYGIPFSTPPMLVYYNKTLFQEKGLKTPSELYAEGNWNYEQYLQAAKAITDHSKGIYGVRLIRDWKNWSDALLPIIWSHGAELFSADGKSFTLNTAEGQAALQIYNDLIFKDGAHPKPGDEITFDTGKLGMYTDRYSYVSKTREIKDFEWDIAPMPEGMNGRGTTLGYAGYSVFDTEHPEEAMAFLKFISNETSMGKTSAFFVPSRKSVLESDVFMKAAPQPSPESIQVAVLDQMSDAKIAPGHPNWQQIDVKVQTLLDYLYTQSESVEEVLKRMEAEVNPLLNK
- a CDS encoding response regulator, which produces MNVYKLFLVEDEAIIRSGLKQLIEEVIGGFQVIGEAANGREALEALESRKPDILITDIRMNEMNGLEMIRRLRERCPELDILILSGYADFEYAKQAIRYGISDYLLKPVDRVELTQALEQFKRKRRQLEPGVEQTREDEEATQGRQLIRRVKELVAARLDQEISLQYMAEQVHLNHQYLSVLFKNETGQNFSDYVTQCRMNKAKQLLKETNLKIYEVAQLSGYASSKHFMAVFKDSVGVTPSQYRDQTGAP